In Bacteroidia bacterium, a genomic segment contains:
- a CDS encoding enolase C-terminal domain-like protein, producing MRTHPDLSRRNMLKTLGLGAAGALAFSPMTATASDNYHQATRGLKPLKITNVKAIATAPQGGIELIIVKVETSEPGLYGVGCATFRQRAYSVVAAIDKYLNDFCVGKDPDNIEDIWQTAYVSSYWRNGPVLNNALSGLDQALWDIKGKRAGMPVYQLLGGKCRFAVDCYAHASGNNVGEVVESAQKFIEAGYRHVRIQMGGYGAASVAKTPDFQNASFGRSKDNYMDSYMYMKSVREIFEAVRKVCGEEIELLHDVHERLTPTDAVNLLTSLEQYRPFFIEDPLSPEDMGYFKLLRQKTTVPIAMGELFNSPHEWVGPMTERLFDFIRIHISQIGGITPAMKVARLGEWFNIRTAWHGPGDVSPVGHAANAHIDFAVWNFGIQESVFFNEQTLEVFPGAPYVKDGFMYVNDAPGLGVDVNEKAAAKYPIPDKVNTDWTQLRKNDGTPVRP from the coding sequence ATGCGTACTCATCCTGACCTCTCCCGCCGCAATATGCTCAAAACCCTCGGCCTCGGTGCTGCCGGTGCTTTGGCTTTTTCGCCTATGACGGCTACCGCCTCCGACAACTACCACCAGGCGACCCGCGGCCTCAAGCCGCTAAAAATCACCAATGTCAAAGCCATCGCAACCGCACCTCAGGGAGGAATCGAATTGATCATCGTCAAAGTCGAAACCTCCGAACCTGGCCTCTACGGGGTCGGCTGCGCGACCTTCCGCCAGCGCGCTTACAGTGTCGTGGCTGCGATCGACAAATACCTCAACGACTTCTGCGTCGGCAAAGATCCCGACAATATCGAAGATATCTGGCAAACCGCCTACGTCAGCTCCTACTGGCGCAACGGCCCCGTGCTCAACAATGCCCTCAGCGGCCTCGATCAGGCCCTTTGGGATATCAAAGGCAAACGCGCAGGTATGCCCGTCTATCAACTCCTCGGTGGCAAATGCCGCTTTGCCGTGGACTGCTACGCCCATGCCAGCGGAAACAACGTCGGCGAAGTCGTCGAAAGTGCCCAGAAGTTTATCGAAGCCGGATACCGCCACGTGCGCATCCAAATGGGGGGCTATGGCGCCGCCAGTGTCGCCAAAACACCCGACTTCCAAAACGCGAGCTTCGGACGCAGCAAAGACAATTACATGGATTCCTACATGTATATGAAGTCTGTAAGGGAAATCTTCGAAGCTGTACGCAAGGTCTGCGGCGAAGAAATCGAACTCCTGCACGACGTACACGAAAGACTGACCCCAACGGATGCCGTCAATCTGCTTACCTCTCTGGAACAATACCGCCCGTTTTTTATCGAAGATCCTTTATCGCCTGAAGATATGGGGTATTTCAAACTCCTTCGTCAGAAAACCACTGTCCCCATCGCCATGGGCGAACTTTTCAACAGCCCCCACGAATGGGTGGGGCCCATGACCGAAAGATTGTTTGATTTCATCCGTATCCATATCTCTCAAATCGGGGGCATAACGCCTGCGATGAAGGTTGCCCGCCTCGGCGAATGGTTTAATATCCGCACGGCCTGGCATGGCCCCGGTGACGTATCGCCCGTAGGCCACGCCGCCAATGCACATATCGACTTTGCTGTCTGGAATTTCGGCATTCAGGAATCGGTTTTCTTCAACGAACAAACCCTTGAAGTATTCCCCGGTGCGCCTTATGTAAAGGACGGGTTTATGTATGTAAATGATGCGCCGGGTCTTGGCGTTGACGTCAACGAAAAAGCCGCTGCCAAATACCCCATTCCGGATAAAGTGAACACCGACTGGACCCAACTCCGCAAAAATGACGGAACGCCGGTCAGGCCATAA
- the lgt gene encoding prolipoprotein diacylglyceryl transferase encodes MMPLNYITWDVDPVIFSIGQFSLRWYGTLFAGGFFIGYLITQRVWRREKQDETQLDTLLILLVAGAILGSRLGHVFFYQWDYYSQHPEEILMIWKGGLASHGGAIGLIIAFWIFSKFVIKKHLLWTTDRVVMSVMLTAGMIRTGNLMNSEILGSPADVPWAFIFTMRDAIPRHPAQLYEAIIYFCIAALLFYLFFKTNAVNYRGFITGLFLALTFTARVLIEFLKENQVPFEESMTLNMGQWLSFPLIALGLYLIWGSRSKPS; translated from the coding sequence ATGATGCCCCTGAACTATATAACATGGGACGTTGATCCCGTCATTTTTTCCATCGGACAGTTTAGTCTTCGCTGGTACGGCACCTTATTCGCCGGAGGTTTTTTCATTGGTTATCTGATTACCCAGCGGGTATGGAGAAGGGAAAAACAAGACGAAACCCAGCTTGACACCCTATTGATTTTGCTGGTTGCCGGTGCCATATTAGGTTCCCGGCTGGGGCACGTATTTTTTTATCAGTGGGATTATTACTCCCAGCATCCGGAAGAGATTCTGATGATATGGAAAGGCGGCCTTGCCAGCCATGGCGGTGCGATCGGGCTGATTATCGCCTTCTGGATATTTTCGAAATTTGTCATCAAAAAACATCTGCTCTGGACCACAGACCGTGTAGTGATGTCCGTGATGTTGACCGCAGGTATGATCCGAACCGGTAATTTGATGAATTCAGAAATTTTGGGATCTCCCGCTGATGTGCCCTGGGCATTTATATTCACCATGCGGGACGCCATTCCCCGGCACCCGGCACAATTGTATGAAGCCATCATTTATTTCTGCATTGCTGCTTTATTGTTTTACCTGTTTTTCAAAACCAATGCCGTTAATTATCGCGGATTCATCACGGGACTATTTTTGGCACTGACCTTTACTGCGCGGGTATTAATTGAGTTTTTGAAGGAAAATCAGGTTCCTTTTGAAGAAAGTATGACGCTGAATATGGGCCAATGGCTGAGTTTTCCGCTGATTGCGCTGGGGTTGTATCTGATTTGGGGGAGTCGAAGTAAGCCTTCCTGA
- a CDS encoding DUF3299 domain-containing protein — translation MKAFIPIVFLLGGLVGFHSALRAQNNLKWEMLTDVSYSVKFDEQTQSAVMVPKYGNLLTAVDGQIVEIKGYIIPLNTEGTEYILSAFPYSACFFCGNAGKESVVELALSSGKARFKTDQIATFKGKFVLNYGDYGLNYLLENAEVTELE, via the coding sequence GTGAAAGCTTTCATTCCAATAGTGTTTCTCCTGGGCGGATTGGTTGGTTTCCATTCTGCGCTGCGTGCACAAAATAATCTCAAATGGGAGATGCTCACGGACGTGTCTTATTCGGTCAAGTTTGACGAACAGACGCAGTCTGCGGTCATGGTACCAAAATACGGCAATCTGCTCACCGCGGTCGATGGGCAGATCGTCGAAATTAAAGGGTATATTATTCCGCTGAATACGGAAGGTACCGAATATATCCTTTCCGCATTTCCCTACAGTGCTTGTTTTTTCTGCGGAAATGCCGGAAAGGAATCGGTGGTCGAACTTGCCCTCAGTAGCGGTAAGGCTCGGTTTAAAACAGATCAGATCGCTACATTCAAAGGCAAATTTGTCTTAAACTACGGCGACTACGGGCTCAATTACCTTCTCGAAAACGCCGAGGTTACTGAGCTGGAATAG
- a CDS encoding alpha-L-fucosidase, which produces MAVLISLDLHVFDGKYYVQKENRITPIEDYNIFNPQKYDMDQWIQSIKDGGFKVAILTVSHETGFFFHQSNATPYCMKALTWQDGKGDILRDFKASCEKYGILPGVYIGTRWNAFYGIHDFKVDGNTTFAQNRQKHYNRMIENITKEIFNNYGDWAIVWFDGGAHGPDQGGPDVLSVFEEYQPNCLFYHNLQRADMRWGGSESGTVPYPCWGTFPYVSTGAGESAKKEIAENNFQLLKTGDPNGKYYMPAMSDAPLRGNGGHDWFWDPDREDIIYPLDKLVEMYYHSVGHNTSLILGVTPGPDGLMPESDVRRLKEFGDEIQRRFSNPIAVTSGTGESINLKLPGRQKINQVVVMENIARGERIRAFTLEGKTKKGWQTIFEGSCIGHKFIHRFDEMEVTEVRLVVTEAKGEPAILNLSVFNLSL; this is translated from the coding sequence TTGGCTGTACTAATTTCCCTCGATCTGCATGTGTTCGACGGTAAATACTATGTGCAAAAGGAAAATCGTATTACACCCATTGAAGATTACAATATCTTCAATCCTCAGAAATATGATATGGATCAGTGGATCCAATCAATAAAGGACGGGGGATTTAAAGTAGCCATTCTTACAGTGAGTCACGAAACAGGCTTTTTTTTCCATCAAAGTAATGCCACTCCTTATTGTATGAAAGCGTTAACATGGCAAGACGGGAAAGGAGACATTTTACGTGATTTTAAAGCCTCTTGTGAAAAATATGGAATATTACCCGGGGTTTATATCGGGACACGCTGGAATGCATTTTATGGTATCCACGATTTTAAAGTAGATGGGAATACGACTTTTGCCCAAAACAGGCAAAAGCACTACAACCGCATGATCGAAAACATCACAAAGGAGATTTTCAACAACTATGGGGACTGGGCAATCGTCTGGTTTGACGGGGGGGCTCATGGCCCCGATCAAGGCGGACCCGATGTGCTTTCTGTTTTTGAAGAATATCAGCCCAATTGTTTATTCTATCACAATCTCCAACGTGCCGACATGCGTTGGGGTGGAAGCGAGAGCGGAACCGTTCCTTATCCTTGCTGGGGAACATTTCCTTATGTTTCGACAGGAGCCGGAGAGTCTGCCAAAAAGGAGATCGCTGAAAATAACTTCCAGCTTCTAAAAACCGGAGATCCCAATGGGAAATATTATATGCCTGCCATGAGTGATGCTCCTTTGCGAGGCAATGGCGGACACGACTGGTTTTGGGATCCGGACAGGGAGGATATCATTTACCCGTTAGATAAGTTGGTTGAAATGTACTACCACTCCGTGGGGCATAATACCAGTCTTATTCTGGGTGTCACGCCCGGGCCGGATGGGTTAATGCCCGAATCTGATGTGCGACGGCTGAAAGAATTCGGAGATGAAATACAGCGAAGATTTTCAAATCCAATTGCCGTTACTTCAGGAACGGGCGAAAGTATCAATTTGAAACTTCCTGGAAGGCAGAAAATTAATCAGGTAGTCGTAATGGAAAATATTGCCAGGGGGGAGCGAATAAGAGCGTTTACCCTTGAAGGAAAAACAAAAAAGGGCTGGCAAACGATTTTTGAAGGTTCTTGTATTGGACACAAATTTATCCATCGGTTTGACGAAATGGAGGTTACCGAAGTTCGGTTGGTTGTAACTGAGGCGAAGGGCGAACCCGCTATTCTGAACCTTTCTGTTTTTAATTTATCCCTTTAA
- a CDS encoding TFIIB-type zinc ribbon-containing protein — MEDRTKHTYRVQIYEFVKDILVVCPNCEGKALVKTGDFHLPKYEVNEVKVVCADCSFNKTMKNVVKRRDEKQKRGNILIFGAPIDPFFHLPVWLSTEFSGETLWAYNLEHLDFLAAHVGAKLRERNGFRFNVKSVGARLPRWMTAAKNRDAVLKAIEKLREK; from the coding sequence ATGGAAGACAGAACCAAACATACGTATCGTGTTCAGATTTACGAATTTGTCAAAGACATTCTCGTTGTTTGTCCAAATTGTGAAGGCAAAGCACTGGTGAAAACAGGCGATTTCCATCTGCCTAAATATGAAGTCAATGAAGTGAAGGTGGTGTGTGCTGATTGCAGTTTCAATAAGACTATGAAAAATGTGGTCAAACGGCGGGATGAGAAGCAGAAGCGCGGCAATATCCTGATCTTTGGTGCGCCCATTGACCCCTTTTTTCATCTCCCTGTTTGGCTGTCGACTGAATTTTCAGGGGAAACGCTCTGGGCCTATAATTTGGAGCACCTGGACTTTTTGGCTGCACATGTCGGCGCAAAACTCCGCGAGCGCAACGGGTTTAGGTTTAATGTCAAAAGCGTCGGGGCACGACTACCGCGTTGGATGACTGCTGCAAAGAATCGGGATGCTGTGTTGAAAGCAATTGAAAAGCTGAGGGAAAAATAA
- a CDS encoding CAP domain-containing protein, whose translation MRLQNILIALYFALSSFNSFSQVLSDEEKNLYTLIMEYRKEKGLPSIPLSASLTYVAQTHARDLVDNKPDVGNCNAHSWSSNGNWTACCYTPDHAQAELMWSKPRELTAYQGDGFEIACGSNDCCSDFEMTADYALQSWKKSSGHNAVIINQGIWNDQWNAIGIGLYKGFAVVWFGNEFDNE comes from the coding sequence ATGAGATTACAAAATATTTTAATCGCGCTTTACTTTGCGCTTAGTTCATTCAATTCCTTTTCTCAGGTATTAAGTGATGAAGAGAAAAATTTATACACGCTCATCATGGAATACCGGAAAGAGAAAGGACTTCCTTCTATTCCGCTATCTGCTTCTCTGACTTATGTCGCCCAGACTCATGCCCGTGATTTGGTAGATAATAAACCTGATGTGGGAAACTGTAATGCTCATAGCTGGTCTTCAAATGGCAACTGGACAGCTTGTTGTTATACCCCGGATCATGCGCAGGCAGAGTTGATGTGGTCAAAACCCAGAGAACTTACCGCTTATCAGGGGGATGGATTTGAAATCGCTTGTGGTTCAAATGACTGTTGCAGTGATTTTGAGATGACAGCTGATTATGCCTTACAATCATGGAAAAAAAGCTCCGGTCATAATGCCGTTATAATTAATCAGGGTATCTGGAATGACCAATGGAATGCTATTGGAATAGGCTTATATAAGGGCTTTGCGGTTGTCTGGTTCGGAAACGAATTTGATAATGAATAA
- a CDS encoding HEAT repeat domain-containing protein, translating into MNKLLPALLLSAMIVSLTINACNTSPKPAVPYESLSENERHDLSHAIEGLEVADGLEITMFASENTFLNPTNIDIDARGRVWVCEAFNYRNALNPTNPVRKEGDRILILEDTDGDGKADKETVFYQGNDVNAALGISVIGNKVIVSCSPNIFVFTDEDGDDKPDSKEVLFTGIGGVQHDHGAHASVLGPDGKLYFNFGNAGEKLQDAAGNLITDKYGNKVEATRQPFQEGMVFRCDPDGSNLEVVAWNFRNNYEVAVDAYGSLWQSDNDDDGNKGVRINYVMEFGNYGRNDEMTGAGWQKPRTGMSDDISTRHWHQNDPGVVPNLLQTGAGSPTGILVYEGDLLPEVFHNQMIHCDAGPNVVRAYPVENAGAGYTASIVDIVKGKDNWFRPSDVCIAPDGSLFISDWYDPGVGGHQMGDTLRGRIYRVAPPKSKYQVTPPDFSTPEKAAEALKSPNVATRALAWQALHGFGESAEPALSNLWQSENPRYRARALWLLTKIPGKGQAWVEKAIADSNSDIRITGLRAARQLGMDIASLLYTLSKDENPQVRREVAVALRHYTGADKAQIWTTLAQQYPQGDRWYLEALGIASNPDPDAVYAVWEKTVGDSWNTPANKDIIWRIRAKAAIPKMGEIIAASPSSAAATRYFRAMDFHTDKSKNQVLEKLVFGQHPDQEQIGYLAIRHMDYGYVKSNAKVRGVLNNLLTERKGTDEYLDLIESLSMADKSQELVELALTEGSSAKGVRAAQLVRQFQQLPLFQPYLNGKDEKQQIAAMIALNHAGSDQALDMIQTVITDEKRPPGIRRAAVQYMGRGWSGENRLVAMLKEKALSPELEKAAATQLLSVYRKAYRELAAEVLHISDNDMAIPSIDELVTQEGSLENGKIVFGKYCQTCHQVKGEGINFGPDLSEIGNKLSKSALYGAVFNPSAGISFGYEAYLFTLKDDSKLLGYIFSEPDDKVDVKMMGGTVRSLAKSEIKSREMQEQSLMTEGLARVMSVQEFVDLVEYLSSLGKEPAAGI; encoded by the coding sequence ATGAATAAACTACTACCCGCTTTACTCCTTTCCGCGATGATTGTATCGCTGACTATCAACGCCTGCAACACTTCTCCCAAACCGGCCGTGCCTTATGAGTCTCTTTCTGAAAATGAAAGACACGATCTTTCGCACGCCATTGAAGGACTGGAAGTTGCCGATGGGCTTGAAATCACGATGTTTGCATCAGAAAATACTTTTCTCAACCCCACCAATATCGACATAGATGCCAGGGGCAGAGTCTGGGTTTGTGAAGCGTTTAACTACCGCAACGCGCTCAATCCTACCAATCCGGTACGGAAAGAAGGCGACCGGATCCTGATCCTTGAAGACACAGACGGCGATGGAAAAGCAGATAAGGAAACCGTCTTTTATCAGGGGAATGATGTAAATGCTGCTCTTGGGATTTCTGTAATCGGAAATAAAGTTATCGTATCCTGCAGCCCCAATATTTTTGTATTTACTGACGAAGACGGCGACGACAAACCAGACAGCAAAGAAGTACTTTTCACCGGAATTGGCGGCGTGCAACACGACCACGGGGCACATGCTTCAGTATTGGGACCGGATGGAAAATTGTATTTTAATTTTGGCAACGCAGGCGAAAAACTCCAGGATGCCGCCGGCAACCTGATCACAGATAAATACGGCAACAAAGTAGAAGCTACCCGCCAGCCTTTTCAGGAAGGAATGGTTTTCCGCTGCGACCCTGACGGCAGCAACCTCGAAGTTGTGGCATGGAATTTCCGCAACAATTACGAGGTAGCAGTCGACGCTTATGGTTCGCTCTGGCAATCAGACAATGACGACGACGGCAATAAAGGCGTGCGGATCAACTATGTGATGGAGTTTGGCAACTATGGCCGCAACGACGAAATGACCGGCGCCGGATGGCAAAAACCCCGTACCGGGATGAGCGATGATATCTCCACCCGTCACTGGCACCAGAATGATCCGGGCGTAGTCCCTAACCTCCTGCAAACAGGCGCTGGTTCGCCCACGGGGATCCTCGTTTATGAGGGCGATTTGCTGCCGGAGGTATTCCACAACCAGATGATCCATTGTGATGCGGGCCCCAATGTAGTAAGAGCATATCCTGTGGAAAACGCGGGCGCAGGCTATACGGCATCCATAGTAGATATTGTGAAAGGAAAAGATAACTGGTTTCGCCCATCAGATGTATGCATTGCACCTGACGGCTCTCTGTTTATCTCCGACTGGTATGATCCGGGTGTAGGTGGCCACCAGATGGGCGATACGCTTCGCGGTCGTATTTATCGCGTAGCGCCGCCCAAATCCAAATACCAGGTTACTCCACCTGACTTTTCTACCCCCGAAAAAGCTGCCGAGGCTTTGAAGAGTCCAAACGTAGCTACCAGAGCACTGGCCTGGCAGGCGTTGCATGGCTTTGGAGAATCTGCAGAACCTGCACTTTCCAATCTGTGGCAGTCGGAAAATCCGCGATATCGCGCACGGGCTTTGTGGCTATTGACCAAAATTCCGGGAAAAGGTCAGGCATGGGTAGAAAAAGCGATTGCCGACAGCAATTCCGACATTCGCATTACCGGCCTCCGCGCTGCCCGTCAGTTGGGCATGGATATAGCCTCTCTACTTTACACGCTATCCAAAGACGAGAATCCCCAGGTGCGCAGAGAAGTAGCCGTTGCCCTCCGGCATTATACAGGCGCAGATAAAGCGCAAATCTGGACGACTCTGGCCCAGCAATATCCGCAGGGAGACCGCTGGTATCTGGAAGCCTTAGGCATTGCCAGTAATCCTGATCCCGACGCAGTATATGCTGTGTGGGAAAAAACTGTAGGAGATTCATGGAATACTCCCGCCAACAAGGATATCATCTGGCGGATCCGCGCAAAAGCAGCGATTCCTAAAATGGGGGAAATTATTGCAGCTTCGCCTTCTTCTGCGGCCGCAACGCGGTATTTCCGTGCGATGGATTTCCACACCGACAAATCCAAAAATCAGGTGCTGGAAAAACTGGTTTTCGGTCAGCATCCGGACCAGGAGCAAATCGGCTATCTGGCGATCCGTCACATGGATTATGGGTATGTAAAAAGCAATGCGAAAGTTCGGGGCGTACTCAACAACCTACTTACCGAAAGAAAAGGAACAGACGAGTACCTCGACCTTATCGAAAGCCTTTCCATGGCCGACAAAAGCCAGGAGCTGGTCGAGCTGGCGCTCACCGAAGGGAGTTCGGCCAAAGGCGTGCGCGCAGCGCAGCTGGTCAGGCAGTTTCAACAACTGCCGCTGTTCCAGCCTTACCTCAATGGTAAGGACGAAAAACAGCAGATTGCTGCGATGATCGCACTCAACCATGCGGGCTCCGACCAGGCACTCGATATGATCCAAACCGTCATTACAGACGAAAAACGCCCCCCCGGCATTCGCCGGGCTGCGGTACAATATATGGGACGTGGCTGGTCAGGCGAAAATCGTCTCGTCGCCATGCTGAAAGAAAAAGCGCTTTCGCCCGAACTCGAAAAAGCGGCAGCAACCCAGTTGCTCTCCGTCTACCGCAAAGCCTACCGCGAACTCGCAGCGGAAGTTCTCCATATTTCAGACAATGATATGGCGATTCCTTCCATTGACGAACTGGTAACTCAGGAAGGTAGCCTGGAAAATGGAAAAATTGTTTTTGGGAAATATTGCCAGACCTGCCATCAGGTAAAAGGGGAAGGAATCAATTTTGGTCCTGACCTTTCCGAAATCGGGAATAAACTCTCAAAATCTGCCCTTTACGGTGCGGTATTTAATCCCAGTGCGGGAATCAGTTTTGGCTATGAAGCGTATCTCTTTACGCTGAAAGACGATAGCAAACTGCTGGGCTATATTTTCAGCGAACCCGACGACAAAGTGGATGTCAAAATGATGGGCGGTACCGTGAGATCTCTCGCCAAATCAGAAATCAAATCCCGCGAAATGCAGGAACAATCCCTGATGACCGAAGGCCTCGCCAGGGTGATGTCCGTACAGGAATTTGTCGATCTGGTGGAATATCTGAGCAGTCTGGGAAAAGAACCAGCAGCAGGTATTTAG
- the msrB gene encoding peptide-methionine (R)-S-oxide reductase MsrB, translating into MITWIDVIKFSNKANPTPPRRVEKTDIEWRALLTPEQFRIAREHGTERAYTGEYCELFEPALYACVCCGTKLFDSRTKFESGTGWPSFTQPYTEDVVKYIKDRSYGMVRVEVQCNVCDCHLGHVFQDGPPPGGLRYCINSASLKKVTDQS; encoded by the coding sequence ATGATCACCTGGATAGATGTCATTAAGTTTAGCAATAAAGCCAATCCCACTCCTCCCCGGCGGGTGGAAAAAACAGATATAGAATGGCGCGCTTTGCTGACACCGGAGCAATTCCGTATCGCACGTGAACATGGAACCGAAAGGGCTTATACCGGGGAATACTGTGAGTTATTTGAGCCGGCTTTGTATGCTTGTGTTTGTTGCGGCACTAAACTGTTTGACAGTCGCACGAAATTTGAGTCCGGCACCGGCTGGCCAAGCTTTACACAACCTTACACCGAAGATGTGGTCAAATATATCAAAGACCGCAGCTACGGCATGGTCAGGGTAGAAGTTCAGTGTAATGTGTGCGACTGCCACCTTGGGCATGTTTTTCAGGATGGCCCCCCTCCCGGCGGGTTGCGTTATTGTATCAATTCTGCCTCGCTGAAAAAAGTAACGGACCAAAGCTAG
- a CDS encoding choice-of-anchor Q domain-containing protein produces MIYQSLLTTVFLCLLAITAPVDAAILPVTNNADAGPTSLRGRIDQALPGDTITFSITGTIALNSTLYLTQNLTIAGPGADLLSLNGQGLIRLFWLTEGDTVHMSGLTLTGGHAINDTSARKGGGAIINRGYLVMTDCVLSGNIAKNGGAIENDGFDNATTLLLTGCTFSDNQAIAVADTFNTPFAGGAIYSNGAGNGYSLTRAVNCTFSGNYADKTGGAFFAEGDISGGTSLTATNCTFAFNASKGTAGIMDERFSSIILRNCIVAENQGISSAPDIQGAILTEGNNLIGKPGIATYTPDPTDIINTSAILAPLALNGGTTPTHALACGSPAIDAGNPTFAPANDQRNQARIGLPDIGAFERYAAVDVVVTNVLSRGNGSLRQAIFLACDGDTLDMRTISGVVSLDETIEVGKSLTILGNPSAPLAFSGNDSLRIFDIFPGKNVSMNWLTFRNGNPTLYGGGAIRNKGKLTLSNCTLRRNKAVSGGAIGNYGEGDSAELTLINCTLSGNEATVLDGGAIDNRVVTHPATISLLHVTLSNNTAFNKGGGLYNDAGGEVSLRNTLVAGNHCESGPDIFGAVASLGHNLLGNDSQAQLVGGTADKINIDPVLIYLSDYGGPTFTHRLGDNSPAIDAGGADNIPATDQRGESRVFNGIPDIGAYEYDPATRVESVKDLPVVRLWPNPNGGSFAIESESLTGKSVRIAVFNLAGQKIYGQNTASAPARWEVRLPSVPPGIYVLMVVSADQQTNIRFVVE; encoded by the coding sequence ATGATTTACCAATCCCTCCTTACCACCGTCTTTCTATGCCTGCTGGCAATCACTGCGCCGGTAGATGCTGCCATATTGCCCGTTACCAATAACGCAGACGCAGGCCCTACCAGCCTTCGCGGCCGTATCGATCAGGCGCTGCCCGGTGATACGATTACTTTCTCCATCACCGGTACCATTGCACTCAATTCGACGCTTTACCTGACCCAAAATCTCACCATTGCGGGACCGGGTGCAGATTTGCTTTCTCTCAACGGTCAGGGACTTATCCGCCTTTTCTGGCTCACAGAAGGCGATACCGTACATATGAGCGGACTGACGCTCACCGGCGGCCATGCCATCAATGATACCAGCGCCCGAAAGGGTGGGGGAGCCATTATCAATCGCGGGTATCTGGTAATGACAGATTGTGTCCTCAGTGGAAACATCGCCAAAAACGGGGGAGCTATCGAAAATGACGGATTTGACAATGCCACAACCTTGCTGCTTACCGGTTGTACATTTTCCGATAACCAGGCCATTGCCGTTGCAGATACCTTTAATACGCCTTTTGCCGGAGGTGCCATCTATTCCAATGGCGCAGGTAACGGATATTCCCTGACAAGGGCCGTCAACTGTACCTTTTCCGGCAACTATGCAGATAAAACCGGCGGTGCCTTTTTTGCAGAAGGCGATATTTCCGGCGGCACTTCCCTTACTGCTACCAACTGTACCTTTGCCTTTAATGCGTCGAAAGGAACAGCCGGAATTATGGACGAACGGTTTTCCTCGATCATTCTCCGAAACTGTATTGTGGCTGAAAACCAGGGAATCTCAAGCGCACCTGATATCCAGGGAGCAATCCTTACAGAGGGAAATAACCTGATCGGAAAACCCGGGATCGCAACCTATACCCCTGATCCGACAGATATTATCAATACCTCCGCTATTCTGGCACCTTTGGCGCTCAACGGCGGCACCACGCCTACTCACGCCCTGGCTTGTGGCAGCCCTGCCATTGATGCGGGAAATCCCACTTTTGCCCCGGCAAATGATCAGCGAAATCAGGCCCGTATCGGTCTTCCCGACATAGGCGCATTTGAGCGTTATGCCGCCGTGGATGTCGTTGTGACGAATGTGCTTTCCCGGGGAAATGGCTCTCTCCGCCAGGCAATTTTTCTGGCCTGTGATGGCGATACCCTGGATATGCGCACGATCTCTGGCGTTGTTTCACTCGATGAAACCATTGAAGTCGGCAAGTCCCTGACTATTTTGGGAAATCCTTCCGCTCCGCTTGCGTTTTCGGGCAATGACAGCCTGCGAATCTTTGATATTTTTCCGGGAAAAAATGTGTCGATGAACTGGTTGACTTTCCGAAACGGCAACCCAACTCTCTATGGCGGGGGAGCAATCCGCAATAAAGGAAAATTAACTTTGTCAAACTGTACCCTGCGCCGCAACAAAGCGGTAAGCGGCGGGGCGATTGGCAACTATGGCGAAGGCGACAGTGCTGAGCTCACACTCATAAACTGCACCCTTTCAGGCAATGAGGCTACCGTGCTTGACGGAGGCGCGATTGACAACCGTGTCGTAACCCACCCCGCTACCATTTCGTTGCTGCATGTTACCCTTTCCAATAATACAGCCTTCAATAAGGGAGGAGGCCTTTACAACGATGCCGGGGGAGAAGTTTCCCTCCGCAATACACTCGTAGCAGGTAATCACTGCGAATCAGGCCCCGATATATTCGGCGCAGTGGCTTCTCTTGGTCATAACCTCCTGGGGAATGATAGCCAGGCGCAGCTTGTGGGTGGCACCGCCGACAAAATCAATATAGATCCGGTATTGATTTATCTGAGCGATTATGGAGGCCCTACGTTTACGCACAGGCTGGGGGACAACAGCCCGGCTATTGATGCTGGCGGCGCTGACAATATCCCTGCGACGGACCAGCGCGGAGAGAGCCGGGTTTTCAACGGTATCCCCGATATCGGTGCGTATGAATATGACCCCGCGACGCGGGTAGAATCTGTCAAAGACCTCCCGGTCGTAAGACTGTGGCCCAACCCCAACGGGGGTAGTTTTGCGATTGAAAGCGAATCGCTGACCGGAAAATCCGTCCGGATTGCCGTGTTTAACCTCGCCGGGCAAAAAATATACGGGCAGAATACAGCGTCTGCTCCTGCCCGTTGGGAAGTTCGTTTACCTTCTGTTCCTCCCGGAATCTATGTCTTGATGGTAGTATCCGCTGACCAGCAGACAAACATCCGTTTTGTGGTGGAGTAA